The window CATGGTCTCCATGGCTGGGGCACCTCTCCACGGGGAGAGGAGAGAGACCAGCCCCACCCCGGTGGTCTCTGGGAGAGAGCATGGGCTCCCTCCAGGCCCGTgagcatggccagcagctcctctgctgcccCTCCGTGAccccagagcagccctgcacagcAGCCTGCGGTCCGGCTCCCACCGCTCCAGGCACCACAGCCCCTCTTGGTTGCTTGCAGTAGGTGCTTGCAGAAGGGCAGGGCTGCTGACTCCAGGGAATGCTCTGGGGACCTTGGGCTGCCTCTGATGCCAAAAGGGGGATGCCATCCCATAATACTCCATGCAACCATGTTAACCCTATGCCAGCTCTCAGGCAGCGCAGGGCTCAGCACTGCTGCCAGCCGCCCACAGCCTCTGGTGATCAGGGCATGTCTCCTGCAGGCAGAGGGCAGTGGGGCCCAGTCACACCCCAGCTGCAGGTAGCGGTCCAAGGCTGATCCCCATCCTGAGAGTGCGGCCCAGGCCTGGAGTCAGCCCTGGGAGATTCAGGCTGCCCCCAGCCTGCCCCGGCTCTCTGGGGGCCCAGCAGCGTGGGCATGACTGCCCGGCAGTGTCCTGGCCCCGGGACAGAGAGCCCTTTCAGCCCAGAGTGACGAAGCCCATAGGAATGCAGCTCCATCCTGTCCCCAGCACGTCCCTGCGGCCACACAGCCCCGGGACTTGGCCTGTCTCTGGAGAGGGCAGCAGGACTGGGGATAGACCCTGTCCCCGCAGGCAGTTAGTTTAAGCCCCTCTACCAGGAATGGTGGCTCAGCACCGGGGAGCCTGCCCGTGATCCCAGAGTAGACCAGGACTTTATGACCACAGCCAGAGGCTCCAGGCAGGGAGGCGCCAGGGTGCAGGGCTACAGAGCCAGGTGTGATCTCAGCTCAGACCCCATCCCCAGCAGGTTCCAGCCCTGGCACAAAGCCCCAGACACCTGGTGAGCGCCAACGTTGCTTTATTTGGAATGTGAATCCATAGGCACCAGAGAGGGGGCTGGAGGGTGACAGAGCCGGCAtgacaggcagggctgcagaaagCCGGGGAAAGGCACTTGTGGTGGCAGAAGCCCCGCTGGGCGTCTCAGGCAGCCTGGATCcggggctgcaccagagcaggtGGGGGCAGGCAGTGTCGGGGACCAGCCCTGACACAGGGTAGGGACAGCACGtcctgcccagggaaggggtagATGacccaggggctggcagggccccTGAGCACAAGTGAGGATTGGCTGGGACAGCACCTCATGATGGAAGCAGTGACCCAGCACCAACCCCGGACCCCTCCAAGCCGCAGGGGGAtcacagctgctgctctccacCCCAAAAAAGGCACCAGGGAACCCCAGGCATCAGCCAGAGCCCATGGCCAGCTGCTGGGGATACCCATCCCACCGATCCGAGCCCACACAGAGACTGAAGCAGACCTTCCCTCGCACCGGGAGCGACAGGGAGGACCTGCCTCCAGGCAGGGCGAGTAGGGCTTGTGGCAGGGCAGCTCTGGTGTGGTGCTCCTCGAAAAATTTCCAGTCCCTGGCTGCTCGTTGCTCCAGTTGGCCCTACATGGCCTCCTCAGGGCTCGGCACCCGGCGGGCTGTGGAGGCCGATCCAGGGCTGGGCTGGCCTTGCTGACAGCATTATCTTCTCCTGTTCCCCAAGACAGGCCATGTCCCCGCAATGCCTGGCCCCAGCTCCCCCGCAGCCACAGcgccagcagcagcccagcactgCCATGCTGCCGTGCTCACCCTTCCCCTCCGCTTCGCCACGGTCTCCAGGCAGCACAGGGCCCCGAGATGAAGCCAGAGAGTCCCGAGATGTGAGTTTTCTGGGATGATAAACCAGGcactgcagagccaggcagggctgcgggcCAGTCTTCAACGCCGTGGGTGAGGCTGTGCCTGTCCTTGTCGGAGCAGTCAGGCCCTGGGGCAGGCTCTGTTCCTCTGGGTGGCTCAGAGCCACGAACCTCGCTGCCAGAGGGCAGGGGGAGACCTCAGACCTCCCCGTGCCCCGTTCCCTTCAACCTCAGGCCCCATCCTGGGGCAGTACGAACTCTGAGGCTGGAGGAATTTATCCCCCGCCCAGGGTCACAGGACCAGGCTATGACTCCGCTCACCCTTCCCCTCACCCTGCAGTGACGAGGCCTTGCTGCCCTGCACAGGCTCAGCCCCCAAACAGGACAGCGTGTCTGGGGGGCCCAGGTGAGGCCGGGTCAGGCTGTGCAGGACCTGGGTGTCTCCACACCCCCAGAGCACAGAGCAGGGAGGGGCTGAGCCCCACAGGGCTCCGGCAAGACAGCGGATGCGTTCAGGCCAGACAAGAGGAGGGGCCCGGGCTGGGGAAGCCGAGATCAGAGCCTCCGTTAGGGAATTGCGGAGGCGCCGCACAGTTGGGAACAGCAGGAGGGGGCTGCCAGCGGGTCGGGGGGGGGGTTtatgcccaccccatcccactatGTACCACTGCCCCCTGCTCAGCTCCCCCAGGCCAGTCCCCCTCCACCCCAGGGACAGGTTGGCACCCACCTGAGCATGCAGCATCTGCAAGGCCGGGGGCAGGGGAGTTGGGCAGGAGCCCTGGGTGGCTCCCAGACATTGGGGTCCCTCTTAGGGGCTCTCTGCTTGGGTCCTTCCACTTGCAATAGCCTATGTCTGTCCGGGAGCGGGAGAGGGGCCTGTGCAGCGGCTGGGTGTCCACGCTGTCTCGGCGGGATGCAAGGGACGCCGTGCTCGGGGAAGGCCTCCGTCTGCGCAGAAGTCTCTGGAGGAAGCATGGTGCAGTCAGCCGGGAGGGGATGGGGCGGCGGGGTCACTTCGGCCCGAAGCGGGGCTGCGGTCCGTCCGCAGGCGAGGAGAAGGGGAGCCAAGCGCCGCGGGGTCTCAGATGATGTCGCGCTGGTCCCGGCAGCGCCGTGACAGGCAGTAGAGCCCAGAAAAGAGGTACAGGCAGGCGGCGATGCCTCCGCAGACGGAGGCGCTCAGGTAGGCGCCATAGAGGCAGTGCTGGCTGTAGCCTGGCAGGTTGCAATAGCTTTTCCGCCCGGCCTTGTAGCCCATGATGCCGGTGGCAGCCGCGTAGAGCCCCACGCCCAGCGCCAGGTCGTGCACCAGGTTGGTGAGGAGCCAGCGGGAGCCCAGCCAGGGCACCAGCGCCCAGCGCCCCAGCAGGCTCAGCCCGAAGAGGGCCAGCGTGAGGAGCCAGACCAGGACGGCGGCGAAGAGGGCGAAGTGGGCCGCCCCCTCGTACTTGTGAGCTGCCACCGTCACCCAGAAGGCAGCGCCCAGCGCCAGCTGCCCCAGGCGCAGCAGGCCCAGCGGGCTCCGCAGGTAGGCGCGGTGGAGGCTGAGGGAGCCGCGggccggcggccccgggggcggcggcaCTGCCGGGGGAGCCGTGCGGGCCATGGCGGGGCCCTGCCTGCTCCGGCGCGGCTCGGGCTGGACTCAGGGCCCCGGCAGCAACTTCCTCCCCCGGCCGCTGCCAAACATCTGGCGCTTAACGGTCCTCCCCGCGCGGGgcctctctcctctgctccccgccccgccccgcggcccgccGCGCCTCCCGACGGCCCACCGGCCGCCCGCCGCGGATGGATGggcggatggatggatggatgccggcctgcctgcctgccgccgccgcgcccctcccgtaccgccgcctcccgcggcggcgggaggcgacGGCGGGGTCGGTGGGGAACGCACCGGGACCCCGCGCGACagccggcggggtgggggggggcgcaCGTCGGGGCTCCCCTCTACGTCACACAGGATTCCCCCTCGGTGTGACGCGCGCCAGGGCTCCGCCCGCCGGCGACGCCTCACCCCCCGCCTGTTGACGTCACTCGCGCCACGTGGCCCCCTCCGAGAGGCGGTGCGGCCGCGCCCCTCGGCGCCGATTGGCCCCTGGCGGCGGGAGACGGGCGCGGATTggcagcggggcgcggggcggggctggggcgcGGCGGGTGAATGAACCGGGCGCGCGGCAGCGGCGGGATCCCGGTGCGGTGGCGCGCAGCGGCCCCCCGGCGGGTCTGTGCGGGGGGGGGCTCGCCGGAGGGAAAGCGGGTCACAGCGAGGCCCAGCGCCTCGGGCACCGGCGGGGTGGGACCGGGCCTGCGTGCGCTGGCCCGAGCCGGGCACCTCCCGCGTTcccgggcggccccgcccgcTCCGGTTGGCCTCCTGCCCGGCGCCCCGGCCCGCCCTCTCCCTACGGCCGCGGCGCGTCCTTCCTCCGCCACCCGCCCTTCCTCACCGGGCACTCGCGCCGGAtcccggcgggcgggagcggagccTGACGCCGTCTCTCCGGTGCCCGCAGCGGCCGGGACCATGGGCACGCCGGCCTCGGTGGTGAGCGACCCTCCGGGCCGGGCGACGGCCGCAGCCCGCGGCCGCAAGCGGGCCTCGGCCAACATCTTCCAGGGCGTGGGGCTGCCGGAGCTGCGGAGCCTGTTCcggagcggcggggccgagcggccCGAGGAGCGCGCCCGCCTCGTCTGGCGGTACGCGGGCCAGCGGCGCATGGCGCGGGCCCTGCGGCGGCTCCGCCGGCGGCGGCCGGCCCAGCCCGGCGGCGGGATGGCGGCTCTGCGGCGCTTCAGCCGCCTGCGGTAGGtgcgggccggggcgcgggggaaCCGGGGGAagcgcggccgggccgcgccgctcaCACAGGCCTCTTCCCCGCAGGATCGCGGAGAAGGAGCCGgagggcggccgcggggccgagACACCCTCGGGGCCCATGTAGCAGCGCGGAGCGGCCGGGCCGTGGAGGAGCGGGGCTGCTGGACGGCGGGTGCAGGGACAGCCGGGCTGAGGACACTACGTGTACTGGACAGGGTGCAGTGGTTAATAAAAGGCGGACAGCGGTGGCTGCGTGGCTCTGGCTGTGTCCTGCCAACCCCCGGCCTTCCCCCGGGGCGGCAGGACCTTGGTCCAGGCCCTTGTACTGGACCCGGCGCCAGGGGAACAGCCCCGACCTGCTGTAGGGTGCTGCAGAGACAGAGGTGAACAGCAGCACTGTTGTTCAGACGGTTGCATGGTTTAAATACATTACATACATTTCTACAGTGCATTAGAACAATACGTTTGGGATCAGTTGGAGATGCAGCTGGGCCTGGCCAGGGAGCTGGGGTCTCACTGCTGCCTACCCTGTGCTTCCACAGCCAGGGCTGGGCCCCCTCCCCGTGCAGGAGACAAGGGagctgctctcccctcccaggcTCAAGCAACAGAGCCCCAacctgccttcatttccccacccccccaccccccaaagaTGGGCTAACAGGACAGTGAGACCCAACACCAGcttcccccagcagcaggagaagccGCAGCTCAAGGCAAGCGGATGCAGGTGGCAGCCCTGGTACCATTTTATACAACACAAGCACAGGGGCTTCTGGGGAGAGAAGGGCTGGCTGCCTCACCCCCCCCCGCAGGCCTGTGGGATTGTCAGCACCAGGGCAGCCAGGAGCCCGTGCTGGCGCCCTGCCATGCTCCCATCACACCTCCCACCCATGCAGCAGAAGAGCCCCCGCAGCCCTTCCCCGGCAGCCCCCTGCCCCTCGGGGGGGCCCTAGGCACAGACAAGGCTGGCACGATGCTGGCTGCACAGCAGCCAGGGAGCTTGCTGGGAGCAGGGGCAAAAGCCAAGCAAGA of the Strix aluco isolate bStrAlu1 chromosome 7, bStrAlu1.hap1, whole genome shotgun sequence genome contains:
- the AVPI1 gene encoding arginine vasopressin-induced protein 1, with amino-acid sequence MNRARGSGGIPVRWRAAAPRRVCAGGGSPEGKRVTARPSASGTGGVGPGLRALARAGHLPRSRAAPPAPVGLLPGAPARPLPTAAARPSSATRPSSPGTRAGSRRAGAEPDAVSPVPAAAGTMGTPASVVSDPPGRATAAARGRKRASANIFQGVGLPELRSLFRSGGAERPEERARLVWRYAGQRRMARALRRLRRRRPAQPGGGMAALRRFSRLRIAEKEPEGGRGAETPSGPM
- the MARVELD1 gene encoding MARVEL domain-containing protein 1, encoding MARTAPPAVPPPPGPPARGSLSLHRAYLRSPLGLLRLGQLALGAAFWVTVAAHKYEGAAHFALFAAVLVWLLTLALFGLSLLGRWALVPWLGSRWLLTNLVHDLALGVGLYAAATGIMGYKAGRKSYCNLPGYSQHCLYGAYLSASVCGGIAACLYLFSGLYCLSRRCRDQRDII